The following proteins are encoded in a genomic region of Plasmodium coatneyi strain Hackeri chromosome 6, complete sequence:
- a CDS encoding KIR protein: MTNLNLRELPSKAAYAAFDAGWGPYSGSCDWLNSTKTALESALGGHESVQSYIEKISKAWCIVQNSEGKRLAYSPYCIPFYYWLGNILFNTLSGVVESPLEIMKKIYEKLNEVPNNKDKCEIIYELSDKDTFNEMKAVYEYSQDQYKIKQQLKKTSKECTLTYQKHLQNSVSAYNSLNTKCGSSTDTSIRYCETFKRQYKTQLFDGDKLSQLTCNIISEEEPAHTVEQPLSQSPINLITTGSNTPIITPIISSSLAAIGLPAVAAFFLYKYNLLPTWISKKFKGGSNRSTGRRSAIGKNFDAFTEGDSSTEYSTENSTLGSAMDSSIGILTEYNRRGRRPPPTNGGRANTNNRRPQKNIAYQNM; the protein is encoded by the exons atGACC aatCTGAATTTAAGAGAATTACCGTCGAAGGCAGCATATGCTGCATTTGACGCAGGATGGGGTCCTTATAGTGGATCCTGCGATTGGCTCAATAGTACAAAGACTGCACTGGAAAGTGCACTTGGTGGGCACGAAAGTGTCCAAAgttatatagaaaaaatttcaaaagcATGGTGCATTGTGCAGAATTCAGAGGGAAAGCGCTTAGCCTACAGTCCATATTGTATtcccttctattattggttaggtaatatattattcaacACATTAAGTGGCGTTGTTGAATCACCTCTcgaaattatgaaaaaaatctaTGAAAAGCTAAATGAAGTTCCCAATAATAAAGATAAGTGtgaaattatatatgaactTAGTGACAAGGACACTTTCAATGAAATGAAAGCAGTATATGAATATTCTCAAGACcagtataaaataaaacaacaaCTAAAGAAAACCAGTAAAGAGTGCACTTTAACATATCAAAAACACCTACAAAACAGTGTTTCAGCTTACAACTCATTAAATACAAAATGTGGAAGTTCTACGGATACTAGCATTAGGTACTGTGAAACTTTCAAGAGACAATATAAAACACAACTTTTTGATGGGGATAAACTATCACAATTAACATGCAATATCATATCCGAGGAGGAACCCGCACATACTGTGGAACAACCACTATCACAGTCTCCCATTAATCTAATCACCACAGGAAGTAACACCCCTATCATTACCCCTATtatctcttcttccttagctgcaataggattaccagcagtTGCcgccttcttcctttacaaa tataatcttttacccaCCTGGAtcagtaaaaaatttaagggaGGTAGTAATAGAAGCACAGGAAGGAGATCCGCCATCGGAAAAAACTTCGATGCGTTCACAGAAGGTGATTCTTCTACTGAATACTCCACAGAAAATTCAACGCTGGGTTCAGCAATGGACAGTTCCATAGGAATTTTAACTGAATACAATAGAAGAGGACGAAGGCCACCACCaacaaatggaggaagagcaaataCTAATAATAGGCGAccacagaaaaatatagcttatcagaacatgtaa
- a CDS encoding KIR protein — translation MIMKAIYRALQQSHFWNGCTNQCTNLYGGLNKDRFPQAKVLFDWYYNYTTILRNKEQNCRNYCTGNKCNTAYNTAHSTYTTLGRTCGSSGGESYCTDFKENPKEKPEYNPPQSLDCPAAPAPQDADTSTLPSQKIYNALDQGVGTSCILKGSKGNSSQLEVQLKGSLSPYGGDNWTWINKIIRNYCYACEGRGMGDSLSDSERFGFFYYWLGDKINKEQIKGRGSLSMVMGPIYGHLQNSISGCTCNNIYPNINKERFERAKTLFDWYYNYSKLQNSDECSKYCTENKCQQSFTATQKAYSQLSKDCPGTGNDKYCDKFKANYKKDGEYGQPKQLTCRTSPAQPTESLIRSDSNTGDEPLRSESQENGAILAGPPLLQPSVEPTQPTPQAAVSHPEGSSREEGGQGESSSSRGSAAAAAAPATLRGSTRKKRSTRSNFNNTLTEDSSTVASTLHSEESTIADSTHGSTIYNNDRSPSNSRRGTNTNRRQRQQNRNIGYQNM, via the exons ATGATTATGAAGGCAATTTATAGGGCGCTGCAGCAGTCCCATTTTTGGAATGGGTGCACAAATCAATGCACCAATTTGTACGGAGGTCTTAACAAAGACAGGTTCCCACAGGCTAAAGTACTGTTCGATTGGTACTATAATTATACGACTATATTAAGGAATAAGGAACAGAATTGTCGCAATTATTGCACAGGTAACAAATGCAATACCGCTTACAACACAGCCCATTCAACATACACAACATTAGGTAGAACTTGCGGAAGCAGTGGCGGAGAATCATATTGTACCGATTTTAAGGAGAACCCAAAAGAGAAGCCAGAATATAACCCACCACAGTCATTAGACTGCCCTGCTGCACCAGCACCACAG gACGCCGACACAAGTAcattaccttcacaaaaaatatacaatgcATTAGACCAAGGAGTAGGAACAAGTTGTATACTCAAGGGAAGCAAAGGGAACAGTAGTCAACTGGAAGTACAGCTGAAAGGATCATTATCGCCATACGGAGGGGATAACTGGACTTGGatcaataaaattataaggaaCTACTGTTATGCATGTGAAGGGAGGGGGATGGGGGACAGTTTATCAGATAGTGAACGTTTTggcttcttttattattggttaggtgataaaataaataaggaacaaattaaggGAAGAGGCTCTCTCTCAATGGTTATGGGGCCAATTTATGGACATCTGCAGAATTCCATTTCCGGGTGCACGTgcaataatatataccccAATATTAACAAGGAACGTTTCGAACGAGCTAAAACACTATTTGATTGGTACTATAACTATAGTAAACTGCAGAATAGCGACgagtgtagtaaatattgcACTGAGAACAAATGCCAACAGTCCTTCACGGCAACTCAGAAAGCATATTCGCAGTTAAGTAAAGATTGCCCAGGAACTGGCAATGATAAAtattgtgacaaatttaaagCGAACTATAAGAAGGACGGGGAATATGGACAACCTAAGCAATTAACATGCCGCACATCCCCTGCCCAACCTACAGAAAGTCTTATAAGAAGTGACTCTAACACAGGAGATGAACCTCTCAGAAGTGAATCCCAGGAGAATGGAGCAATTCTAGCAGGTCCACCAC TTTTACAACCATCTGTAGAACCTACTCAACCCACTCCTCAAGCAGCAGTATCACATCCCGAGGGAAGTAGTCGGGAAGAGGGAGGGCAGGGAGAATCTTCCTCCAGTCGTGGAAgtgcagcagcagcagcagcaccagCGACTCTAA gaggaagtaccagaaaaaaaagatctacCAGGAGCAACTTCAATAacacactcacagaagacaGCTCAACAGTAGCATCCACACTACATTCAGAGGAATCAACCATAGCAGATTCTACACATggttctaccatatataataatgatAGGTCACCATCTAACagcagaagaggaacaaatacTAATAGAAGACAACGGCAACAAAATAggaatataggttatcaaaatatgtaa
- a CDS encoding KIR protein — protein MRTLWMPHVTFTHTEYEKKRLFQGELCYFLYFWIGGLLSKESASANFKNNLSEICSKMMGNKVFGTHGCKDICDKVDQTLFNDRKTVFDFLYDHTTIRALLKNGGSNVVNKCERYIKDVKAAKAKVESHCDNDGNSHEYCTKFRFVNGTTIQRALLHLEDALTTAKQRIAEEESAALSKAEANLRQAVLEEKEDQHPDNINKNNNNWTTLPQKMLPQQYMMMMEQNIPHNQNIMHHHHHLPEQCEHQIVDYSNNSMHHEEEGGKITKM, from the exons ATGAGGACATTATGGATGCCGCATGTTACGTTCACTCACAccgaatatgaaaaaaaaaggctgtTCCAAGGGGAACTCTGCTATTTCCTATATTTCTGGATTGGAGGTTTATTATCTAAAGAATCTGCAAGTGCCAACTTCAAAAATAACCTAAGTGAGATTTGTTCAAAAATGATGGGCAACAAGGTTTTTGGAACTCATGGTTGTAAAGATATATGTGATAAAGTTGACCAAACCCTCTTCAATGATAGAAAAACAGTATTTGATTTCTTATATGACCATACTACTATACGTGCATTATTAAAGAATGGTGGATCGAACGTTGTTAATAAATGTGAACGCTATATCAAAGATGTCAAAGCAGCAAAAGCGAAAGTGGAATCACACTGTGACAATGACGGAAATTCGCATGAATACTGTACAAAATTTCGGTTTGTGAATGGGACCACAATTCAAAGGGCACTATTGCATTTGGAAGATGCATTAACAACTGCAAAGCAAAGAATAGCAGAGGAAGAATCTGCAGCACTCTCTAAAGCCGAAGCAAACCTACGTCAAGCCGTAC tagaagaaaaggaagatcaACATCCCGACAACATcaacaaaaacaacaacaattggACGACTCTACCACAGAAAATGCTTCCACAACAAtatatgatgatgatggaacagaatattccacacaaTCAGAATATAatgcaccaccaccaccatctaCCAGAACAGTGCGAACACCAAATAGTAGACtacagcaacaacagcatgcaccacgaagaagaagggggcaAAATCACCAAAATGTAG
- a CDS encoding KIR-like protein, translating to MGNEGQHHQQPGCIFHLPSEKIYVELKTANSSCGETSSKTTVKKEFPRGLDGFQLTQDSTDQIVGASCYIHKVKKITSSDEKYCYALYYLVGSIFPTEPQFSEHFAQFMQGMYEKFGSLKIGHICTDVYPGISENIFKNMKSVFDYTQDHSTIKKYVRGFSSPGLPCAEKYANYLDEVLSAYDYMYLKCRSGNAENSKSWCQEFNKIVATRSHDELLQLKCLLKHTDECPTLPGIMNNISYGMLTTASLLITFFFYKYILLQHHHLPTEEEQIIEKDINEDNNNNKDKEGRILVIKTCNILMLKWNVEH from the exons ATGGGAAACGAA GGGCAGCACCACCAGCAACCCGGatgtatttttcatttaccttccgaaaaaatatatgtagaaTTGAAAACAGCAAATAGTTCCTGTGGGGAAACGTCTTCCAAGACAACAGTAAAGAAAGAATTCCCGCGAGGATTAGATGGGTTTCAGTTAACTCAAGATAGTACGGATCAAATTGTGGGAGCCTCGTGTTACATtcataaagtgaaaaaaatcactTCATCTGATGAGAAGTACTGCTACGCGTTGTACTACTTGGTGGGAAGTATATTCCCCACGGAACCGCAATTTTCTGAgcattttgcacaatttaTGCAAGGCATGTATGAAAAATTTGGTAGCCTTAAAATTGGACACATATGCACAGATGTGTATCCTGGCATCAGCGAAAACATTTTCAAGAACATGAAATCAGTATTTGACTACACTCAGGACCACTCcactataaaaaaatatgtacgaGGTTTCTCGTCTCCAGGGTTGCCATGTGCTGAAAAATATGCTAATTACTTGGATGAAGTCCTTTCAGCCTATGATTATATGTATTTGAAATGTAGAAGTGGAAATGCAGAAAATAGTAAAAGCTGGTGTCAAGAATTCAATAAAATAGTTGCTACACGCAGTCATGATGAACTATTACAATTAAAGTGTTTATTAAAACATACAGATGAATGTCCCACTTTACCTGGAATTATGAACAACATTTCTTATGGAATGTTAACCACCGCATCATTATTAatcaccttcttcttctacaaG TATATACTACTGCAACATCACCATCTACCaacggaagaagaacaaataatagaaaaggaCATCAACGaagacaacaacaacaacaaagacaaagaaggacgaatattagttatcaaaacatgtaacatcTTGATGCTAAAATGGAATGTAGAACACTGA
- a CDS encoding KIR protein — MMDPGSLPLPSEERYKEFEERSDCQETQGRAKCNHDIKTKVRWALEVGNRKKWLNDMTLAKKIVRNCSYACMVDTSDEDYYKPCHFLYYWISREVKKGVQNPTTFQTVMNAMFTHLGRAKFWSGCTNVCTNLYNDNMSLNIFNWSNTLFDYEYNYNYIIKNQRSNDYCSSAKYTGQLTKAKEAYSGLCKNCGSSGDKYCEEFKGRYMKNGVCNPEELPKITCPKEEKTLSDSDSEEQSDDDGTGPEGILGEEEELDALKSKLPYYEKLDNGSTGCGNDSSNIVTVIENTINSYTAVRKNAEEIVSAWCYTYDMKNKGTPHNNYCDFLYYWIGSTVLNGQWNVYELGKLMGEIYQKLTQWKAILGCNNMYTNIRKETFNHRKEVFEHFQKYKIMKTQLTKRMGGSSSNMRKCTKAYDTYLKEVIKALGDEYTKCNAADKKNANDPYCIHFLAMCKECNPKDLSNLKCEVPKELEHQTTQTSQTQSQASSAGIDGSTPSTADPTIPAAVMSGGLATIGIPAIAFFLYKVITRKNMCSMKEEGTVETEERKEDQPLDVTNLTRTHSQKMTTP; from the exons ATGATG gaTCCAGGTTCACTTCCATTGCCATCAGAAGAGAGGTACAAGGAGTTTGAAGAAAGATCAGATTGTCAAGAAACTCAAGGGAGGGCAAAATGTAACCACGacataaaaacaaaagtGAGGTGGGCCTTAGAAGTAGGAAACAGGAAGAAGTGGTTGAATGATATGACCTTGGCCAAGAAGATTGTGCGTAACTGCTCTTATGCATGTATGGTAGACACGAGTGACGAGGATTATTATAAACCGTGTCATTTTCTGTATTACTGGATAAGTAGAGAAGTGAAGAAAGGGGTACAGAACCCTACCACATTTCAGACTGTTATGAATGCAATGTTCACGCACCTGGGAAGAGCTAAATTTTGGAGTGGATGCACGAACGTGTGCACTAATTTATACAATGATAATATGAGTTTAAACATATTCAATTGGAGTAATACACTATTCGACTATGAATATAactataattatataataaaaaatcagAGGAGTAATGATTACTGCTCCAGTGCAAAGTATACCGGTCAGTTGACCAAAGCTAAGGAGGCATATTCCGGGTTATGTAAGAACTGTGGGAGTAGTGGTGATAAGTATTGTGAAGAATTTAAAGGAAGATATATGAAGAATGGGGTGTGCAACCCAGAGGAACTACCAAAAATAACATGCcccaaggaggagaagacACTATCGGACAGTGATTCAGAAGAACAATCTGACGATGATGGAACAGGGCCGGAAGGAATATTAGGG gaggaagaggagttGGACGCCTTAAAATCAAAATTACCATACTATGAAAAATTAGATAATGGCTCAACGGGTTGTGGCAATGATAGTAGTAATATTGTGACAGTAATAGAGAATACAATAAATTCATATACTGCTGTTAGGAAGAATGCAGAAGAAATCGTAAGTGCCTGGTGTTATACGTACGACATGAAAAATAAGGGTACCCCCCATAATAATTATTGTGATTTCTTGTACTATTGGATAGGGAGTACAGTTCTCAACGGTCAGTGGAATGTTTACGAATTAGGGAAACTTATGGGAGAAATTTACCAAAAATTGACACAGTGGAAGGCTATATTGGGGTGTAATAACATGTACACAAATATTCGGAAGGAAACTTTCAATCATAGAAAGGAAGTATTTGAGCACtttcaaaaatataaaattatgaaaacaCAATTAACAAAAAGGATGGGGGGTTCGTCTAGTAATATGCGCAAATGTACGAAAGCTTATGACACCTATCTGAAAGAAGTGATTAAAGCTCTGGGAGATGAGTACACTAAATGTAATGCAGCAGATAAGAAGAATGCTaatgatccatattgtatCCATTTCTTAGCAATGTGTAAAGAATGCAATCCTAAAGACCTGTCCAATTTGAAATGTGAAGTACCAAAGGAACTTGAACACCAAACTACCCAAACTTCTCAAACTCAGAGTCAGGCGTCTTCAGCGGGAATAGACGGTTCTACACCCAGCACAGCAGATCCAACAATTCCTGCAGCCGTTAtgtctggtggacttgctaCAATTGGAATACCCGCcatcgctttttttttatataaagtaataactagaaaaaatatgtgctccat gaaagaagaaggaacagtggaaacggaagaaagaaaagaagatcaACCACTGGACGTCACAAATTTGACGAGGacacactcacagaagaTGACGACGccttaa
- a CDS encoding KIR protein — MVELPSQKVYAEFVKGKRGCTLKSGQGRREEVERDLKFVLVNACKINDSTLANRVVQNYCYACNGSRVDTLSDSERCNFLFYWLGDVIIREKKNDNYSFEIAMKAIYNNFPYSKFQDGCTNLYPQISKDLFEKIKVLFDFNYNYKILKKQAGNCDHATCKKLADELRDASSAYDSISGVCDEEPTNSYCTKFLAEKGEVEGEFAQPKESKCSEAKETIQTQVKLTNEHLERLDSNLLYYRRFTEDLEYCDTSCFPSRKKIADQLKEYFINEQYANLIARLLCKISALLEEGQADSKICTFFNYWLQHILSDKLNGDTSFSTLVEAINKELSGIEHKNKCELTDIDTNNIPFHRRKVLLEYSVDYDRINSDLTRFGSPKPSCSKKYHKHLQAIVDAYKAAYSPCHRESSTNCDDFKEVFKKNDNRDTLTLECQPLSDKEESALGEKDDENDLRTLLSKGGGELPPDDQTERCTEMMSGGTTTSGENTTAAPILSSVFGTLIGVPAFVFLLYKYNSLFSGILNNFGGSNKNRRKRTAAVESDFDDTLTNDGTDTSTLYSTITDDSTIYNEQPPDRRGAGNNNARQKRNVAYQRM; from the exons atggtagaattaccttcacagaAGGTATATGCTGAATTcgtaaagggaaaaagaggtTGTACACTGAAGAGTGGACAagggaggagggaagaagtgGAGAGAGATCTGAAATTCGTCTTAGTAAATGCATGCAAAATTAATGATAGCACCTTGGCCAATAGAGTTGTACAGAACTATTGTTACGCATGTAACGGAAGTAGAGTTGACACGTTGTCCGACAGTGAGCGCTGTAATTTCCTATTCTATTGGTTGGGTGATGTTAtaataagggaaaagaagaatgacaACTATTCATTCGAGATTGCCATGAAAgcaatatataataatttccCTTATTCAAAATTCCAAGATGGGTGCACTAATTTATATCCTCAAATTAGCAAAGACTTGTTTGAAAAGATTAAAGTGCTGTTTGATTTCAACTACAATTATAAAATCCTAAAGAAACAAGCTGGAAATTGTGACCATGCCACTTGTAAAAAGTTAGCGGACGAATTGAGAGATGCTTCAAGTGCATATGACAGTATAAGTGGTGTTTGTGATGAGGAGCCAACGAATTCGTATTGTACTAAATTTTTAGCAGAGAAGGGAGAGGTGGAGGGGGAATTCGCACAACCGAAGGAATCAAAGTGCTCCGAAGCAAAGGAAACAATACAAACGCAAGTCAAACTAacg AACGAGCACTTGGAGCGTTTGGATTCGAATTTGCTCTATTACAGAAGGTTCACGGAAGATCTCGAATATTGTGATACTTCCTGTTTCCccagcagaaaaaaaattgcagaccaattaaaagaatattttattaatgaACAATATGCTAATTTAATTGCTAGATTATTGTGCAAAATATCTGCTCTATTAGAAGAAGGTCAGGCTGATAgtaaaatttgtacattttttaattactgGCTGCAACATATATTATCTGACAAGTTGAATGGAGACACCTCATTTTCGACACTGGTGGAAGCAATTAACAAAGAGCTTAGTGGTATtgagcataaaaataaatgtgaacTAACGGACATAGACACCAATAATATTCCTTTCCATCGAAGAAAAGTATTATTAGAGTACTCTGTGGATTATGATAGAATAAACAGCGATTTGACGAGGTTTGGTTCCCCTAAACCTTCTTGCAGTAAAAAATATCACAAGCACCTTCAGGCCATTGTTGACGCTTATAAAGCAGCGTATTCGCCCTGCCACCGTGAAAGTAGCACAAATTGCGATGATTTTAAGgaagtatttaaaaaaaacgacaatAGGGACACATTAACATTAGAATGTCAGCCTCTGTCTGATAAGGAGGAGTCTGCCTTAGGTGAGAAGGACGACGAGAATGATCTTCGCACTCTTCTTTCTAAAGGTGGTGGTGAGCTGCCTCCTGACGATCAAACTGAAAGGTGCACTGAAATGATGAGTGGTGGGACAACCACCTCTGGGGAAAATACCACTGCTGCTCCAATTCTGTCTTCCGTATTTGGTACACTAATAGGAGTACCTGcctttgtatttttattatataag TACAATTCTTTATTCTCTGGAATACTTAACAACTTTGGAGGTAGcaataaaaatagaagaaaaagaacagcagCTGTTGAAAGCGACTTTGATGACACATTGACAAACGATGGAACAGACACTTCTACACTATATTCAACAATAACGGATGATTCTACCATCTATAATGAACAGCCACCAGACAGAAGAGGAGCaggaaataataatgcacGACAGAAGAGAAATGTAGcctatcaacgtatgtaa
- a CDS encoding KIR protein → MTKGVSNLPSKKAYTDIGNSGNSYGTDDNTYPKVKTIKGNLEPVLQNHLTTTDFISKIAGTWFYITQEIREAYNQHYGVRCEYFYYWLGDLIINNLKHTNKFPDAMNAIYDKLQLLPGTKECSPITTATTLDTTFFEKRKVIFDYLKDRDTIKQYGSGGIYSCTEDYSNYLRNVRENYNLVKTNCENTIAEGQQQPSYGDDPCCNLLNGKKGLPTQQELSKLICSVIDPSQIQASMQSLGPHPPERTELQNDGGSHIPSTTSTGTAIVSSTLATTIGIGAASLLLYKYNLLPSWFGNKFKGRSRKRRTAVERDFDDSTLTKDDDTLTDTSTEYSTENSTFDGRVYDTESTRTDSRQQQRRQQRQRQRRTNISYHNM, encoded by the exons ATG ACGAAAGGTGTGAGTAATTTACCATCAAAGAAGGCATACACGGATATAGGGAATAGCGGAAATTCGTATGGTACTGATGACAATACATATCCTAAGGTCAAAACAATAAAGGGAAACCTAGAACCCGTATTACAGAATCATCTGACGACTACTGATTTTATAAGTAAAATAGCAGGTACCTGGTTTTATATAACTCAGGAGATAAGGGAGGCGTATAATCAGCACTATGGGGTACGttgtgaatatttttattattggttaggagatctaataattaataatttAAAGCACACTAATAAATTTCCCGACGCCATGAATGCAATCTATGACAAATTGCAGCTGTTACCTGGTACAAAAGAGTGTTCACCTATAACAACTGCTACTACGTTGGACACAACCTTCTttgaaaagagaaaagtaatattcgattatttaAAGGACCGTGATACTATAAAACAATATGGTTCAGGTGGTATTTACAGCTGTACCGAAGATTATTCTAATTATTTACGTAACGTTAGGGAGAACTATAATTTAGTAAAAACGAATTGTGAAAATACAATAGCGGAGGGACAACAACAACCGTCATATGGTGATGACCCATGTTGTAATCTCCTCAACGGGAAAAAAGGGCTACCCACTCAGCAGGAACTATCCAAATTAATATGCAGTGTAATAGATCCATCACAAATTCAAGCAAGTATGCAGAGTCTAGGTCCACATCCTCCTGAAAGAACAGAACTTCAGAATgatggtggtagtcacaTCCCTAGCACCACCTCGACTGGTACAGCCATCGTCTCTTCCACACTTGCTACCACCATAGGAATAGGAGCCgcttccctccttttatataag TacaatcttttaccttcttggtttggtaacaaatttaaaggaagaagcagaaaaaggagaactgCAGTTGAAAGAGACTTTGACGACTCCACATTAACGAAGGACGACGACACACTAACAGACACTTCTACGGAATATTCCACGGAAAATTCAACATTCGATGGAAGAGTGTATGACACAGAGTCTACAAGAACAGATAGCAGACAACAGCAGCGGAGGCAACAGAGGCAAAGACAAAGAAGGACGAATATCAGTTATCACAACATGTAA
- a CDS encoding KIR-like protein — translation MSETAPVELDPNNLPSHQNFYSKFDTADKSECSSIGVTPEQLKSQLESKFSGCEQIINGAEKIAKAYCSACKMKQEWKSKSKPDDDENTSCEFFNFWLGDQYGDKLNGKTLSNLLSAIHTTLTGGNSSNKCRTYYRGSNETLVSHMKIIFDYFYDHEEVNNRLMKNGLKCEGNWMGYLEGIASACITMREACPNKEEKDSNSYCKDFHTKYGVHCDLAEALNLYCTEAATLDGDKKYSSVKQKLKAERQQAQTATQAEAEKQAAQEQSAQAKSKLEEAVHQANKASSLSSTFGTIAALELPALAYFLFKYKPWSSWFGNHSSGNGRSRKRRAIGRNFSSSTEDTLTEYSTETSTIGQTENSAVRSSVATYPRHSTQGQSTRRRNNNAGGRGMVGYQNM, via the exons ATGTCAGAAACAGCACCAGTG GAATTGGATCCGAACAATTTACCTTCACACCAGAACTTCTATAGTAAATTCGATACGGCTGATAAGAGTGAATGTAGTAGTATTGGTGTCACGCCTGAACAGTTAAAGTCTCAATTAGAGAGTAAATTCAGTGGTTGTGAGCAAATTATTAATGGAGCAGAGAAAATCGCAAAGGCATACTGTTCCGCATGCAAGATGAAGCAGGAGTGGAAATCGAAATCAAAGCCTGACGACGATGAAAACACATCctgtgaattttttaatttttggtTGGGAGATCAATATGGGGACAAATTAAATGGTAAAACCTTGTCAAACCTGCTGAGTGCAATTCACACTACGCTGACGGGAGGTAATTCTAGCAACAAATGCAGAACTTATTACAGAGGTTCTAACGAAACACTTGTCAGCCAcatgaaaataatattcgattatttcTACGACCATGAGGAAGTAAACAACAGGTTAATGAAGAATGGCCTcaaatgtgaaggaaattGGATGGGTTACTTAGAGGGAATTGCTTCAGCATGTATTACCATGAGGGAGGCTTGcccaaataaggaagaaaaggatagTAATTCATATTGTAAAGACTTCCATACTAAGTATGGGGTACATTGTGATTTAGCGGAAGCGTTAAATTTGTATTGTACAGAGGCAGCTACTCTAGACGGAGATAAGAAATATTCCTCCGTAAAGCAGAAATTAAAGGCCGAACGGCAGCAGGCACAAACAGCAACACaagcagaagcagaaaaacaaGCAGCACAAGAACAATCCGCCCAAGCAAAATCCAAACTAGAAGAAGCCGTTCATCAAGCAAATaaagcttcttctctttcttccacGTTTGGTACCATAGCAGCATTAGAATTACCAGcattggcatactttttatttaag tataaaccatggtcttcttggtttggtaaccactcttctggaaatggaaggagcagaaaaagaagagcaatTGGACGGAACTTTAGTTCGTCCACAGAAGACACTTTAACAGAATACTCTACAGAAACATCTACAATAGGTCAAACAGAAAATTCAGCAGTACGTTCCTCTGTTGCCACATACCCAAGGCATTCTACCCAAGGACAGTCTacacgaagaagaaataataatgcggggggtcgcgggatggtaggttatcaaaacatgtag